One Natronolimnobius sp. AArcel1 genomic region harbors:
- a CDS encoding endonuclease/exonuclease/phosphatase family protein produces the protein MKILTCNAGYLLGYQNVLWGYVPPPIGSVVGDATVEREKLEQLVSVIERERPDVVSLLEVDRGSHRTVTDGQFRTLLESLRDRGLRYGGDVANKYTDGGLLESMPFWGHLGNAVLSRTDRQPLAHYLSAGRKRLVMELELAADVVLFAVHLSLRASSRKRQLSELADLIAERANGREVVVTGDFNTFDGPTELSTFTDRTGLETRVPGETVPARPFDDFFVDSRSLDLFLCSPSLAVERCDVLDVQLSDHRPVILETGH, from the coding sequence ATGAAAATTCTCACCTGTAACGCTGGCTACCTGCTTGGCTATCAGAACGTCCTCTGGGGATACGTCCCACCGCCAATCGGCTCGGTGGTCGGTGACGCCACCGTTGAACGCGAGAAACTCGAGCAACTGGTCTCGGTCATCGAGCGCGAACGCCCCGACGTGGTCTCGCTGCTCGAGGTCGACCGCGGCTCTCACCGAACCGTCACCGACGGCCAGTTCCGCACGCTCCTCGAGTCGCTTCGCGACCGCGGCCTGCGCTACGGCGGCGACGTCGCAAACAAGTACACCGATGGTGGCCTCCTCGAGTCGATGCCGTTCTGGGGCCACCTCGGGAACGCCGTCCTCTCGCGAACCGACCGCCAACCGCTGGCTCACTATCTCTCGGCGGGCCGGAAGCGACTCGTCATGGAACTCGAGTTGGCAGCCGACGTCGTGCTGTTTGCGGTCCACCTCTCGCTGCGTGCCAGTAGTCGGAAACGGCAACTCAGCGAGCTTGCAGACCTGATCGCAGAGCGCGCGAACGGCCGCGAGGTCGTCGTCACCGGCGACTTCAACACGTTCGACGGCCCCACGGAACTGTCGACGTTCACCGACCGGACCGGCCTCGAGACGCGCGTTCCCGGCGAAACGGTTCCCGCCCGGCCGTTCGACGACTTCTTCGTCGACTCGCGCAGCCTTGATCTGTTTCTCTGTTCGCCCTCGCTGGCCGTCGAGCGCTGTGACGTGCTTGACGTCCAACTTTCCGATCACCGACCCGTCATTTTAGAGACGGGTCACTGA
- a CDS encoding UPF0175 family protein, which translates to MKTVTTRIPEDDEELLSELERELTADRSEVLRRLIRQGLADWRREKALEQLREHNVTLRRAAEIADVSYVKILSLAAEEGIDTGYTTDELERDLGRI; encoded by the coding sequence ATGAAAACGGTCACAACTCGCATCCCAGAGGACGACGAAGAACTGCTCTCCGAACTCGAGCGAGAACTGACTGCAGATCGGTCGGAAGTCCTTCGCCGTCTTATTCGGCAGGGACTCGCAGACTGGCGGAGAGAAAAGGCACTCGAGCAGCTCCGAGAGCACAACGTAACCCTCCGCCGTGCGGCCGAAATCGCCGATGTCTCGTACGTCAAGATACTGTCACTTGCTGCTGAGGAGGGTATCGACACCGGCTACACGACCGACGAACTCGAGCGTGACCTCGGGCGGATTTGA
- a CDS encoding CHY zinc finger protein has protein sequence MSLPVRGLEIDGDTRCTHYHSDRDVVAFRFACCEAYFPCYQCHEARTDHEAVPWPRDRFDEPSVLCGVCETELTVPAYLEADYRCPACDAPFNPGCAAHAALYFETNSE, from the coding sequence GTGTCGCTCCCGGTTCGCGGCCTCGAGATCGACGGCGACACGCGCTGTACCCACTATCACAGCGACCGCGATGTCGTCGCCTTTCGGTTCGCCTGCTGTGAGGCGTATTTTCCGTGCTACCAGTGTCACGAGGCGCGGACGGATCACGAGGCCGTCCCGTGGCCCCGCGACCGCTTCGACGAGCCCTCGGTGCTGTGTGGTGTCTGCGAGACCGAACTGACCGTTCCCGCGTATCTCGAGGCCGACTATCGCTGCCCGGCGTGTGACGCACCGTTCAATCCCGGCTGTGCGGCCCACGCCGCGCTGTACTTCGAGACGAACTCGGAGTGA
- a CDS encoding DUF418 domain-containing protein — MKPESSSEIDDGVTETAPADATATREPTAPGDRIVSLDVLRGFALLGILVINIWLFALPMVGWLDPTLYGDFSGGNYAAWFVSHVFFEQKFVTLFTFLFGAGVVLFMESKSGQSARRLHFKRTFWLLVIGLAHAYLLWYGDILVAYACCGFLVVFVRKWGPKRLLALGLIMFALPALIYLLSGVGYVVADAGTQAEIESQIVAGFGAGPDDIDQEIAAYQGGWLEQVEFRASLVFMQQTVGFISETFWQLGGLMLIGMALYKWGVLSNARSRSFYRRLLVAGGTTGLALILTGVWYRELVAWDTAQVLLLAYLFNYWGSLLLALAYVAGIMLLCRAAVGGRIETALAAVGRTAFSNYLLQTVLATSIFYGHGLGLFATLSRLELLGVVVLIWAIQVPLSVVWLRRYRFGPVEWCWRTLTYGERQPMRRE, encoded by the coding sequence ATGAAGCCCGAGTCCTCGAGCGAGATCGACGATGGTGTCACCGAAACGGCTCCCGCCGACGCCACTGCGACGCGGGAACCGACTGCTCCCGGCGACCGTATCGTCAGTCTCGACGTGCTCAGAGGATTCGCGCTGCTTGGCATTCTCGTCATCAACATCTGGCTGTTTGCCCTGCCGATGGTCGGCTGGCTCGACCCGACGCTGTATGGCGACTTTTCCGGTGGGAACTACGCTGCCTGGTTCGTGAGCCACGTCTTCTTCGAGCAGAAGTTCGTGACGCTGTTTACGTTCCTGTTCGGGGCCGGCGTCGTCCTGTTTATGGAGTCGAAAAGCGGCCAATCCGCTCGCCGACTCCACTTCAAACGGACGTTCTGGCTGCTCGTAATCGGCCTCGCACACGCGTATCTGCTCTGGTACGGCGACATTCTCGTCGCGTACGCCTGCTGTGGCTTCCTCGTCGTCTTCGTCCGCAAGTGGGGACCAAAGCGCCTGCTCGCACTCGGCCTCATCATGTTCGCGCTCCCGGCGCTCATCTACCTGCTCAGTGGCGTCGGCTACGTCGTCGCAGACGCGGGCACCCAGGCCGAAATTGAGAGCCAGATTGTAGCCGGATTCGGTGCTGGCCCCGACGACATTGACCAGGAAATCGCCGCCTATCAGGGTGGTTGGCTCGAACAAGTCGAGTTCCGCGCCTCGCTCGTCTTCATGCAGCAGACGGTCGGATTCATCTCGGAGACGTTCTGGCAACTCGGCGGGCTGATGCTCATCGGCATGGCGCTGTACAAGTGGGGCGTGCTCTCGAACGCCCGCTCGAGGTCGTTTTACCGGCGATTACTCGTCGCGGGCGGGACGACCGGTTTGGCACTGATCCTCACCGGTGTCTGGTACCGCGAACTGGTCGCATGGGATACGGCACAGGTGCTGTTGCTTGCCTATCTGTTCAACTACTGGGGATCGCTCTTGTTGGCACTTGCATACGTCGCCGGCATCATGCTGCTCTGTCGGGCCGCAGTCGGCGGGCGCATCGAAACAGCGCTTGCAGCCGTCGGCCGAACGGCGTTTTCGAACTACCTGTTACAGACGGTCCTTGCCACCTCGATCTTCTACGGCCACGGCCTCGGCCTGTTCGCAACGCTCTCTCGACTCGAGTTACTCGGTGTCGTCGTGCTCATCTGGGCGATTCAGGTGCCGCTGTCAGTCGTCTGGCTGCGGCGATACCGATTCGGCCCCGTCGAGTGGTGCTGGCGGACGCTGACCTACGGCGAACGTCAGCCAATGCGTCGTGAGTGA
- a CDS encoding phospholipase D family protein, which translates to MSVLERDPSIGLLGTNDGDRRVQAALSDLFSGDGTIYIVSGYFTYQGYRSIRDDIVSFLERARDNELVLVVGPASDQFSARIAYDLWALDEHEQVEIYKQSRGLHAKLYIRDGPHPNCIIGSANITQVAFEYNVELGLEMTRERTDHPDLRPFFDWVEALVDDSRPLRRRDLFGPVQVGSSFVNWSNKARLLPVRNVALRVVPVLLLVVMLAVLFRFV; encoded by the coding sequence ATGAGCGTCCTCGAGCGAGACCCCTCCATTGGCCTGTTGGGAACGAACGATGGCGACCGACGCGTACAGGCAGCCCTCTCCGACCTGTTTTCCGGCGACGGAACCATCTACATCGTCAGCGGCTACTTCACCTATCAAGGCTACCGTTCGATCCGCGACGACATCGTCTCCTTTCTCGAGCGTGCTCGAGACAACGAGTTGGTTCTCGTCGTCGGTCCTGCCTCGGATCAGTTCTCGGCGCGTATCGCCTACGATCTCTGGGCACTCGACGAACACGAGCAAGTCGAGATCTACAAGCAATCGCGCGGGCTACACGCGAAGCTTTACATCCGCGATGGACCCCATCCGAACTGTATCATCGGCTCTGCGAACATCACGCAGGTTGCCTTCGAGTACAACGTCGAACTCGGCCTCGAGATGACTCGAGAGAGGACGGACCATCCGGATCTACGGCCGTTTTTCGACTGGGTAGAAGCGCTCGTCGATGACTCGAGACCGCTTCGTCGCCGCGACCTGTTTGGACCCGTTCAGGTCGGTAGTTCGTTCGTCAACTGGTCGAACAAGGCGCGATTGCTTCCGGTTCGAAACGTCGCGCTGCGGGTGGTCCCCGTTCTTTTGCTCGTCGTTATGCTCGCAGTGTTGTTCCGGTTCGTCTAG
- the gvpA gene encoding gas vesicle protein GvpA, whose protein sequence is MAPTSGRRPDASSLAEVLDRILDKGVVIDVWARVSVVGIELLTIEARVVVASVDTFLHYAEEIAKIEQATAEGDLEDLEELEVEQRPESSPQSATE, encoded by the coding sequence ATGGCACCAACATCAGGCCGACGACCCGATGCCTCGAGTCTCGCGGAAGTCCTTGATCGCATCCTCGATAAGGGTGTCGTCATCGACGTCTGGGCGCGTGTCTCAGTCGTTGGGATCGAACTGCTCACGATTGAGGCGCGTGTCGTCGTCGCCTCGGTCGACACCTTCCTGCATTACGCGGAGGAGATTGCAAAAATTGAGCAAGCCACCGCAGAGGGCGATCTCGAGGATCTGGAGGAACTCGAGGTCGAACAGCGTCCGGAATCATCGCCACAGTCTGCCACCGAATAA
- the gvpN gene encoding gas vesicle protein GvpN yields MADDSSRKRTVRGRKIRSDRSQKEARKAKKKLARQSSNGQSNANGSSPAPTGNGDSPLADPADVEPDPFVETDAVRSVRDRVTGWLEADQPVHLIGPTGCGKTALALSAAAQRGRPVVWLNGDDAVDTAALVGTHSGGERYKETDNYVGGVSKKTEIVRERWVDNPLSVAVREGATLVYNEFSRSDPAAHNVLLSVLEEGVLERPGKRGEDRSIEVHPEFRAILTSNDVEYAGVHQQQDALLDRFVGVHVDYYDGETEREIVREHVDLADDDIATVVDATRQLRDDLEVVVGTRAAITAAKGLTVFNGERDGDDDDGDATDEEQFDEDLLTEVFTDVLAPKVVGEGIETVDELQTQIRKAV; encoded by the coding sequence ATGGCGGACGATTCCTCGCGAAAGCGCACGGTTCGCGGTCGGAAGATCAGAAGCGACCGATCACAGAAGGAAGCTCGGAAAGCGAAGAAGAAGCTTGCACGCCAGTCGTCGAACGGTCAGTCGAACGCGAACGGCAGTTCGCCCGCGCCAACTGGCAACGGCGACAGTCCGCTGGCCGACCCGGCCGACGTCGAGCCGGATCCGTTCGTCGAAACCGATGCCGTCCGGTCGGTTCGGGATCGCGTCACCGGCTGGCTCGAGGCCGATCAGCCGGTTCATCTGATCGGGCCGACAGGCTGCGGGAAGACTGCCCTTGCGCTGTCGGCAGCGGCACAGCGAGGACGCCCAGTCGTGTGGCTCAACGGCGATGACGCGGTCGATACGGCCGCGCTAGTTGGGACGCACTCGGGCGGTGAGCGATACAAAGAGACCGACAACTACGTCGGCGGTGTGAGCAAGAAAACCGAAATCGTTCGCGAACGCTGGGTCGATAACCCGCTTTCGGTTGCCGTCCGTGAGGGGGCAACACTCGTCTACAACGAGTTCTCTCGAAGCGACCCCGCCGCACACAACGTCTTGCTCTCGGTGCTCGAGGAAGGCGTCCTCGAGCGCCCGGGCAAACGCGGCGAGGATCGGTCCATCGAGGTCCATCCCGAGTTCCGGGCGATCCTCACCTCGAACGACGTCGAGTATGCGGGCGTCCACCAGCAACAGGATGCCTTGCTCGACCGTTTCGTCGGCGTCCACGTCGACTACTACGACGGCGAAACCGAGCGTGAAATCGTTCGCGAACACGTCGACCTCGCTGACGACGATATCGCGACCGTCGTCGATGCAACCCGGCAACTCCGCGACGACCTCGAGGTTGTCGTCGGAACGCGGGCGGCGATTACGGCCGCGAAGGGGCTGACAGTCTTCAACGGCGAACGCGATGGCGATGACGACGACGGTGACGCCACTGACGAGGAGCAGTTCGATGAAGACCTGCTGACCGAGGTGTTCACTGACGTGCTCGCGCCGAAAGTTGTCGGTGAGGGAATCGAAACCGTCGACGAGTTACAGACACAGATTCGCAAGGCAGTCTGA
- the gvpO gene encoding gas vesicle protein GvpO, halophile-type, with protein MAEADSQGATDQCKAKTADGERCSRPAKEGGFCYQHDESDPTVSDSQTADTEQEEQDDQQNDQQDDSSEESRSHDLSTDMTAEEKTDPESVDADVDTDTDEIQGVLAVRQTVESTAGELIGREFDAVSEIAPTDDGWRAVVEVVERRSVPDTQDILGRYEIELDENATVHGYRRLDRYRRGDTGDFES; from the coding sequence ATGGCCGAAGCCGACAGCCAGGGAGCGACCGACCAATGCAAAGCGAAAACTGCGGACGGCGAGCGCTGTTCACGGCCAGCCAAAGAGGGCGGGTTTTGCTACCAGCACGACGAGAGTGATCCAACTGTGAGTGACAGTCAAACAGCCGACACCGAACAAGAGGAACAGGACGACCAACAGAACGACCAGCAAGACGACTCGAGCGAGGAGAGCCGAAGTCACGACCTCAGCACTGATATGACCGCTGAGGAAAAGACCGATCCCGAGTCGGTCGATGCGGACGTCGACACTGACACCGACGAGATTCAGGGCGTGCTTGCCGTTCGCCAAACAGTCGAATCCACAGCGGGCGAACTCATCGGGCGCGAGTTCGACGCCGTCAGCGAAATCGCGCCAACCGACGACGGCTGGCGAGCAGTCGTCGAGGTCGTTGAACGCCGATCCGTCCCCGACACACAGGATATCCTCGGGCGCTACGAGATCGAACTCGACGAGAACGCGACCGTCCACGGCTACCGACGACTCGACCGTTACCGGCGCGGCGATACCGGCGACTTTGAGTCGTAG